In Paenibacillus sonchi, a single genomic region encodes these proteins:
- a CDS encoding disulfide oxidoreductase yields MKIAAFCRRHCLYLAWFVSVIAVAGSLYLSEVLKYEPCKLCWFQRIFMYPQLILLGIATYRNDKKIIPYVLPLSLIGGCISIYHYAEQKIPALSKVLPCTIGVPCNKDYLNYFGFITIPLLALIAFALIAILLWTGRKEDISNHS; encoded by the coding sequence ATGAAGATCGCTGCTTTCTGCAGACGCCACTGTCTCTATTTGGCCTGGTTTGTGTCTGTTATCGCAGTAGCGGGAAGTTTGTACCTGAGTGAGGTATTGAAGTACGAGCCCTGCAAGTTATGCTGGTTCCAGCGGATCTTTATGTACCCGCAGCTTATTCTGCTGGGCATTGCCACCTACCGGAATGACAAAAAGATCATTCCCTATGTGCTGCCCCTAAGTCTCATTGGCGGCTGCATCTCAATCTATCATTATGCGGAGCAGAAGATACCGGCACTCAGCAAGGTGCTTCCCTGCACGATTGGCGTACCCTGCAACAAGGATTATCTGAATTATTTCGGGTTTATTACGATCCCTTTACTGGCCTTGATTGCCTTTGCGCTAATCGCAATTTTGCTCTGGACCGGACGCAAAGAGGACATCTCTAACCATTCCTGA
- a CDS encoding DsbA family protein codes for MVEFGDFKCPACAQFTGVIKPQIVQEYVNQDKAAFYFVNMAFIGPDSETASLAALSVYHQNNDAFWTYYDALYANQGDENAEWATEDFLVSLAEKEKLPVDLDLLRKDIQERTYESELQNDISIAKDTGVTSTPTVFINGHKVDKPFDMEAIDAQIKSASEAVSAE; via the coding sequence ATTGTCGAGTTCGGTGATTTCAAATGCCCGGCCTGCGCCCAGTTTACAGGTGTCATCAAGCCGCAGATTGTGCAGGAGTATGTGAATCAGGATAAAGCAGCCTTCTACTTCGTAAATATGGCTTTTATCGGCCCGGATTCCGAAACGGCTTCGCTGGCGGCACTATCAGTCTACCATCAGAACAATGACGCTTTCTGGACATACTACGATGCGCTTTACGCCAATCAGGGGGATGAGAATGCAGAGTGGGCCACAGAGGACTTCCTGGTGAGCCTCGCGGAGAAGGAGAAGCTGCCTGTTGATCTGGATCTTTTACGCAAAGATATCCAGGAACGAACTTATGAAAGTGAGCTGCAAAATGATATCAGCATCGCCAAAGATACCGGTGTAACCTCTACGCCTACTGTTTTCATTAATGGACACAAAGTAGATAAGCCTTTCGACATGGAAGCTATTGACGCTCAGATTAAATCCGCTTCCGAAGCTGTGAGTGCCGAATGA
- a CDS encoding FecCD family ABC transporter permease, with translation MSRSQLSSTPKKRRTRETAILSLLAVLIVAMFIISMNTGLIRLSPTEVIHTLLGEGSQQQKLILFDFRLPRIVISLLVGAGFAVAGCILQSLSRNALAEPSTLGINAGAGFAVLIFISFVPATTAAPIFMLPLMALAGAGLTATLIYVLAFRREDGLSPTRLILIGIAVGAGIYAFQLILSLRLDPENYQFVATWLAGKIWGGDWRFVMALLPWILILVPFAFYKARVLNVLNLGDEIPAGLGLPVERERVLLMAAAVALAGSCVAVSGGIGFVGLIAPHLARRIVGPRHQILLPACALVGALLLLTADTIARWILQPSEIPTGIVVAIIGAPYFLYLLARSKA, from the coding sequence ATGAGCCGCAGCCAGCTGTCCTCCACACCGAAAAAGCGCCGGACCCGTGAAACCGCCATATTATCTCTCCTGGCAGTTCTGATCGTTGCCATGTTCATCATCAGTATGAACACCGGACTTATCCGGCTGTCGCCAACGGAAGTTATACATACTCTGCTGGGAGAAGGCAGCCAGCAACAAAAGCTGATTCTCTTTGACTTCCGTCTGCCGCGGATCGTCATTTCCTTGCTCGTTGGAGCCGGATTTGCGGTAGCAGGCTGTATTCTGCAGAGTCTGTCGCGCAATGCGCTGGCGGAGCCCTCAACCCTTGGCATTAATGCCGGAGCAGGCTTTGCTGTACTTATCTTTATTTCCTTTGTCCCGGCAACAACTGCAGCTCCAATCTTTATGCTGCCGCTGATGGCGCTGGCCGGGGCCGGTCTTACCGCAACGCTGATTTATGTTCTGGCCTTCCGCCGTGAAGACGGTCTGTCACCGACAAGACTGATTCTCATCGGGATTGCCGTTGGCGCAGGCATCTATGCGTTTCAACTGATCTTATCCTTAAGGCTGGACCCGGAAAATTATCAATTTGTTGCCACCTGGCTGGCAGGGAAGATCTGGGGCGGCGACTGGCGGTTTGTTATGGCGCTCCTGCCCTGGATCTTGATCCTGGTGCCGTTTGCCTTCTACAAGGCACGGGTTCTTAATGTCCTTAACCTGGGTGATGAGATCCCTGCGGGACTGGGGCTGCCTGTGGAGAGAGAACGGGTTCTGCTGATGGCGGCTGCAGTTGCACTAGCCGGTTCCTGTGTCGCAGTCAGCGGGGGGATCGGCTTTGTGGGACTGATCGCCCCCCATCTGGCCCGCCGTATTGTAGGACCGAGGCATCAGATTCTGCTGCCTGCCTGCGCCTTGGTCGGCGCATTGCTGCTGTTGACTGCCGATACGATTGCCCGCTGGATTCTCCAGCCTTCCGAGATTCCGACAGGAATTGTGGTAGCTATCATAGGGGCTCCGTACTTTTTATATTTGCTGGCCAGATCCAAGGCCTGA
- a CDS encoding hemolysin family protein, translating to MSDPLPGILHVGLIILLVLLNGFFVSVEYAMVKVRSGRIDSLIEEGSKRAVAAGNIVHNLDGYLSACQLGITLASLALGWLGEPAVATIVGPIVTSLGFGETSVYVISLIIAFMFITVLHIVLGELAPKTIAVNKAEAVLLLTAGAMNVFFRIMYPIIWIVKGLASGLLRVFRLAPASELATAHTEEEIRIIMQESNKSGLIDNTEMTLVDNIFEFADTMAREIMIPRTEMICLNNHLTVEENMEVAFEGMRTRYPVCDGDKDHILGFIHIKDLIRDNAPKYSELIRPILTVPESIQISALLKVMQRAKTQIAILIDEYGGTSGMVTLEDIMEEIVGEIQDEFDEERPGVEKLGEDEFSIDGLMLIEEINDRLGLNMETDDYDTIGGWLYSKLEVNPPQKGQTVEFDSHLFVVEETDNKRISRIKVMKVQFLTEEAGA from the coding sequence TTGAGCGACCCTTTACCCGGTATATTACATGTAGGTCTTATTATTTTGCTGGTGCTGTTGAATGGCTTTTTTGTTTCGGTTGAATATGCGATGGTAAAAGTACGAAGCGGCCGCATAGATTCCCTGATAGAGGAAGGCAGTAAACGAGCAGTGGCAGCAGGTAATATCGTACACAATCTGGACGGATATCTGTCCGCCTGCCAGCTGGGCATCACCCTTGCTTCACTGGCACTTGGCTGGCTGGGGGAACCGGCTGTCGCAACGATTGTGGGGCCGATTGTAACAAGCCTAGGATTTGGCGAAACCTCGGTTTATGTAATTTCGCTAATTATTGCGTTTATGTTCATCACCGTTCTGCATATCGTACTCGGAGAGCTTGCTCCCAAGACGATCGCTGTGAACAAAGCCGAAGCGGTACTTCTGCTAACCGCGGGTGCGATGAATGTTTTTTTCCGGATTATGTATCCGATTATCTGGATCGTAAAAGGCCTGGCCAGCGGGCTGCTGCGGGTTTTCCGCTTAGCGCCTGCCTCGGAGCTGGCTACAGCACATACGGAAGAAGAAATCCGCATCATTATGCAGGAAAGCAACAAGAGCGGACTTATCGACAACACGGAAATGACTCTGGTGGACAATATTTTTGAATTTGCCGACACCATGGCCCGTGAAATTATGATCCCGCGCACTGAAATGATCTGTCTGAACAATCATCTGACGGTTGAAGAGAACATGGAGGTTGCGTTTGAAGGGATGCGCACCCGGTATCCGGTTTGTGACGGTGACAAGGACCACATTCTCGGCTTCATTCATATCAAGGATCTGATCCGGGATAATGCGCCCAAATACAGTGAACTGATTCGTCCCATTCTTACCGTTCCAGAGTCGATACAGATTAGTGCCCTGCTTAAGGTCATGCAGCGTGCAAAGACGCAGATTGCCATTCTGATCGATGAATACGGCGGGACCTCCGGTATGGTTACACTCGAAGATATTATGGAAGAGATCGTCGGTGAGATTCAGGACGAATTCGACGAAGAGCGGCCGGGTGTAGAGAAACTGGGGGAGGACGAATTCTCCATTGATGGTCTGATGCTGATTGAAGAAATCAACGACCGGCTTGGATTGAATATGGAGACAGATGATTATGATACGATCGGCGGCTGGTTATACTCCAAGCTAGAGGTGAATCCGCCGCAAAAAGGCCAGACCGTAGAATTTGACAGCCACTTATTCGTGGTGGAAGAAACCGACAACAAACGGATATCCCGTATTAAAGTGATGAAGGTGCAGTTTTTGACTGAAGAGGCGGGAGCCTGA
- the murB gene encoding UDP-N-acetylmuramate dehydrogenase: MNISKIYEDLQQLVPTGIVKRGEVLESHVFTRIGGRADILAAPATYEELQSIVTYARVNEIPLTVLGNGSNVIIRDGGIRGIVLQTSDLTEMGLRDNVLYAQCGAKIIDVSRFALEQQLAGLEFACGIPGTVGGALYMNAGAYGGEIKDVLESALAISKAGRIVTLQGEELEWGYRKSVFASSEFIVLEARFALQPGDPAAIQAAMDDLTRQRESKQPLEYPSCGSVFKRPPGRFAGQLIQESGLQGTRIGGAEVSRKHAGFIVNTDHATAKDYIGLIQHVQATVKNKFGVELETEVEIIGEE, translated from the coding sequence ATGAATATCAGCAAAATATATGAGGATCTGCAGCAGTTGGTTCCAACTGGAATAGTTAAACGTGGTGAGGTGCTGGAGAGTCATGTGTTCACCCGCATCGGCGGCCGGGCCGACATCCTGGCGGCGCCTGCGACATATGAAGAGCTTCAATCTATTGTTACATATGCCCGTGTAAATGAAATTCCGTTGACCGTTCTGGGGAACGGCTCGAACGTCATTATCCGTGATGGAGGAATCCGCGGCATTGTTCTCCAGACTTCCGATTTGACTGAAATGGGACTCCGGGACAATGTGCTTTATGCGCAGTGCGGCGCAAAAATTATCGATGTCTCCAGATTTGCCTTGGAGCAGCAGCTTGCGGGTCTTGAATTCGCCTGTGGAATTCCGGGGACGGTCGGGGGGGCCTTATACATGAATGCCGGCGCATACGGCGGAGAAATCAAGGATGTGCTGGAAAGTGCGCTTGCGATCAGCAAAGCCGGGCGGATTGTGACGCTTCAAGGAGAGGAGCTGGAATGGGGCTACCGCAAAAGCGTCTTTGCCAGCAGTGAATTTATTGTTCTGGAGGCCAGATTTGCCTTACAGCCGGGTGATCCGGCGGCAATCCAAGCGGCTATGGATGATTTGACCCGTCAGCGTGAATCCAAGCAGCCACTGGAATATCCTTCATGCGGAAGTGTATTTAAGCGGCCCCCCGGAAGGTTCGCAGGGCAGCTGATCCAAGAGAGCGGGCTGCAGGGAACCCGGATCGGCGGAGCTGAAGTATCCCGTAAACACGCAGGCTTCATCGTGAACACAGATCACGCGACGGCGAAGGACTATATCGGGTTGATACAGCATGTTCAGGCTACGGTAAAGAATAAGTTCGGTGTGGAATTGGAGACGGAAGTAGAGATTATAGGCGAAGAATGA
- a CDS encoding ATP-binding protein, producing MSEHPFYMDLLVLFSIVIACLSSFIAVDLAERMVRYKRSVFFVLFSSGALGIGMWSMHYISMIAMKHESTASYYIPMLLLSLFVPIAASYVLLMLFNNTRTRSSKAALGFGGLLFSCGLLIMHCSGMMSVRYTAAFEQSTGSILGSLVLSLAVPAITASYHPNWTAKRYNMFSAKKLLLILVLTAVLSGTNYIAMAGASYVDTGPYIYVGRTPLLNDSMLGMILACTFLLVVAVVLGLMYKDRKQVLFTAQFNEQRYTALFEFSPDMVVCIDPVRKKVISANPSLRQTTGYGQEELSDYKSILFSTGDEQALKAAVKRAARGQSGKLEIIVKTKSGARLICSTTVFPLVNDKENYVYIIAEDITALAEQQQELLIAKNAAESAARMKSEFLATMSHEIRTPLNGIIGINQLLAEEITAPDHQELLKLQNTSSLALLSVMNDVLDISRLEAENMLLVKAPFKLPALLRECINLFAVAAGHKGLALNLEIAPSIPEQLIGDSARIRQILVNLIGNAVKFTHEGGITVTIEPYSKEGTSLGLLFRVSDTGIGIAPDKLELLFQPFSQVDASHNRKYQGTGLGLAICKKLVELMDGSIWTEKAREGGTDFFLRSRCSLWIPSRGKRIPMNRESGRSGKSRKWVERRFAKRRVLII from the coding sequence ATGTCTGAGCACCCATTTTATATGGATTTGCTGGTCCTCTTTTCTATTGTCATAGCATGTTTATCCAGCTTCATAGCCGTGGATCTCGCGGAAAGAATGGTACGTTATAAAAGAAGTGTGTTTTTTGTCTTGTTCAGCTCCGGTGCTCTGGGAATAGGGATGTGGAGTATGCATTATATCAGCATGATCGCGATGAAGCATGAGAGCACGGCGTCCTATTATATCCCGATGTTGTTACTCTCACTGTTTGTACCCATTGCGGCTTCCTATGTGCTGCTGATGCTGTTCAATAACACACGCACGCGGAGCAGCAAGGCGGCCCTTGGGTTTGGCGGGCTGCTGTTCAGCTGCGGCCTTCTGATCATGCATTGCAGCGGGATGATGAGCGTGCGGTATACGGCGGCTTTTGAGCAAAGTACGGGTTCGATTCTGGGGTCCTTGGTACTCTCATTAGCGGTCCCTGCGATTACAGCCTCCTATCACCCTAATTGGACAGCGAAGCGTTATAATATGTTTTCCGCCAAAAAATTATTGCTTATCCTTGTACTGACTGCTGTGCTGTCGGGAACAAATTATATAGCTATGGCCGGAGCCTCATATGTAGATACGGGACCTTATATCTATGTGGGCAGGACTCCGCTCCTGAATGATTCAATGCTGGGAATGATTCTAGCCTGCACGTTCCTGCTGGTAGTGGCCGTTGTGCTGGGGCTTATGTACAAGGACCGGAAGCAGGTGCTGTTCACGGCACAATTTAATGAGCAGCGCTACACCGCTTTATTCGAGTTCAGCCCCGATATGGTAGTGTGTATCGACCCTGTGCGCAAAAAAGTGATCAGCGCCAATCCATCACTCCGGCAAACCACAGGTTACGGACAAGAGGAACTGAGTGACTATAAAAGTATATTATTCAGCACCGGGGATGAACAGGCCCTCAAAGCAGCCGTTAAACGCGCTGCGCGGGGACAGTCCGGAAAGCTGGAAATAATCGTCAAAACCAAAAGCGGAGCCAGGCTGATTTGCAGTACAACCGTTTTTCCGCTGGTGAATGACAAAGAAAATTATGTGTACATTATCGCTGAAGACATCACGGCACTGGCGGAACAACAGCAGGAGCTGCTGATCGCCAAAAATGCGGCTGAAAGCGCTGCGCGGATGAAAAGTGAATTCTTAGCGACGATGAGTCATGAAATCCGGACCCCGCTTAACGGCATTATTGGCATTAACCAACTGCTCGCTGAGGAAATCACGGCACCGGACCATCAGGAATTATTAAAGCTGCAGAATACGAGCAGTCTTGCATTGCTGAGTGTGATGAACGATGTGCTCGACATTTCCCGTCTTGAAGCCGAGAACATGCTGCTGGTAAAAGCGCCGTTCAAGCTTCCTGCACTGCTGCGGGAATGCATAAACCTGTTTGCGGTTGCGGCCGGCCACAAAGGGCTTGCATTGAACCTTGAGATCGCCCCGTCCATTCCTGAACAATTAATCGGGGACAGTGCGCGAATCCGCCAGATCCTGGTAAATCTGATTGGCAATGCAGTCAAGTTTACCCACGAGGGGGGCATAACAGTTACAATTGAGCCCTACAGCAAAGAGGGGACTTCCCTGGGACTGCTGTTCAGAGTCAGTGACACAGGAATCGGGATTGCGCCGGACAAGCTGGAGCTGTTGTTCCAGCCCTTCTCACAGGTGGATGCCTCCCATAACCGGAAGTACCAAGGGACTGGTTTGGGGCTGGCGATCTGCAAAAAGCTTGTTGAGCTAATGGATGGCAGCATCTGGACGGAAAAGGCCAGGGAAGGCGGGACGGACTTCTTTTTAAGATCCCGCTGCAGCTTATGGATACCTTCCCGCGGGAAGCGTATTCCAATGAACAGGGAGTCCGGGAGAAGCGGGAAAAGTCGGAAGTGGGTTGAACGGAGGTTTGCCAAGCGGAGAGTTTTAATTATATAA
- a CDS encoding FecCD family ABC transporter permease, whose amino-acid sequence MVTSTHSQSRTHPEGEKQLKSRPAAAVVILIAGLGAILFGLALSVSVGAADIRLASVWEAVFRFNPELPQHQVIRELRIPRALAGALVGACFAVAGAIMQGMTRNPLADSGLLGLNAGASVGLALAFAFAPSMSFIYIMLYCFIGAAAASLLVFGIGSLSHSGLTPLRLTLAGAAVSALLLAISQGVAILFHLSQDIAFWMAGGIGGTSWTQLRIMFPWVAAALIGSLMISRSITLLSLGRDVAAGLGQRTRLVQTAGILIVVVLAGAAVSAVGPIAFIGLIIPHVTRFLVGVDYRWIIPCSAVLGSVLIIFADIAARMINAPYETPLGALIAVIGVPFFIYLASKRKGGLT is encoded by the coding sequence ATGGTCACATCCACACACTCACAATCCCGCACTCATCCGGAAGGGGAAAAACAGCTGAAATCCCGCCCTGCTGCAGCAGTAGTTATATTGATTGCAGGACTTGGGGCTATACTGTTCGGTCTGGCGCTTTCCGTTTCGGTAGGTGCGGCGGATATTCGGCTGGCATCCGTATGGGAAGCGGTATTTCGCTTCAATCCCGAACTGCCGCAGCATCAGGTGATCCGGGAACTGAGAATTCCCCGTGCATTGGCCGGAGCGCTGGTCGGAGCTTGCTTTGCAGTCGCAGGAGCGATTATGCAGGGCATGACACGGAATCCGCTGGCGGATTCGGGACTGCTTGGCCTGAATGCAGGCGCAAGCGTTGGACTGGCATTGGCTTTTGCCTTTGCACCTTCAATGTCATTCATATATATCATGCTCTATTGCTTCATTGGAGCTGCAGCGGCTTCTCTTCTCGTCTTCGGGATTGGTTCGCTGTCGCATAGCGGACTGACTCCACTGCGGCTGACACTCGCCGGAGCTGCGGTGAGCGCCTTGCTGCTCGCCATCAGCCAGGGTGTTGCGATTCTGTTCCATCTCTCGCAGGATATCGCTTTTTGGATGGCGGGAGGGATTGGGGGGACAAGCTGGACACAGCTGCGGATCATGTTTCCTTGGGTTGCTGCAGCTCTTATAGGATCACTGATGATATCGCGTTCCATCACACTACTCAGTCTGGGACGTGACGTGGCAGCTGGTCTCGGGCAGAGAACCCGTCTGGTGCAGACTGCCGGAATCCTTATAGTAGTCGTGCTTGCCGGAGCAGCGGTATCCGCAGTGGGGCCAATTGCTTTTATCGGATTAATCATCCCACATGTTACACGATTTCTTGTCGGGGTGGATTACCGCTGGATTATTCCGTGCTCGGCAGTGCTTGGAAGCGTACTGATCATCTTTGCGGACATTGCTGCCAGAATGATCAATGCTCCTTATGAGACGCCGCTGGGTGCATTGATTGCTGTAATCGGGGTGCCGTTCTTTATCTATTTGGCCAGCAAGCGCAAGGGAGGATTGACATGA
- the gerQ gene encoding spore coat protein GerQ, whose protein sequence is MGSMSPMGMGNMGTMGGTPPQVSSGSPMTPTGGVVTTTAPVFEQSYIENIFRLNLGKVGTFYFTYENNKDWNAKVYTGVLEAAGRDHLIISDKATGQRIVLLMVNFDYATFDEPLVYQYPGTIGNPPTTRNCR, encoded by the coding sequence ATGGGCAGTATGAGTCCTATGGGTATGGGCAATATGGGTACCATGGGGGGAACGCCTCCCCAAGTCAGCAGCGGCAGCCCAATGACTCCAACAGGCGGCGTCGTAACGACTACCGCTCCAGTATTTGAACAATCATACATCGAAAACATTTTTCGGCTGAATCTTGGCAAAGTCGGCACCTTTTACTTCACATACGAGAACAACAAAGATTGGAATGCCAAGGTCTACACAGGTGTGCTGGAAGCTGCGGGCCGCGACCACTTAATTATCAGCGACAAGGCCACCGGACAACGCATTGTGCTGTTGATGGTGAACTTCGATTATGCCACCTTCGATGAACCCCTTGTTTATCAATACCCAGGCACCATTGGCAATCCGCCGACAACACGAAACTGTCGGTAA
- a CDS encoding iron-hydroxamate ABC transporter substrate-binding protein: MYSFKLKRAGHRKLASIGLLTLTLILSACGNNNSANSTGGAANAPAASADATTAPASEAPAATTAPAVEKTVTDAMGHKVTVPANPQRVLASYLEDYLVTLGVTPVAQWSVTNGVQDYLADELKDVPTISFDLPLEAVMGFAPDFHIVQSESSVQNGLYDQLNKIAPTYVLGDEMSKDWRKSLLKIGELLNKSAEAEQAIAAYDQKAADAKAKISTVIGDDSVAILWLIKKNFYIVDETRSSGAVVYGDLGLKLPNLVTEIPSASRATWNPISLEKLAELTADHIFLVNSDKTEGSEILNSPIWKGIPAVKAGNVHEFASNHSWLYSGAIANSKTIDDVLNSLVK, from the coding sequence ATGTATTCGTTTAAATTAAAGAGAGCAGGCCACAGGAAGCTGGCCTCAATCGGGCTTTTGACGCTGACGCTTATTTTGTCCGCCTGCGGCAATAACAACAGCGCAAATTCAACAGGGGGTGCGGCCAATGCACCCGCAGCTTCAGCGGACGCTACAACAGCACCTGCTTCAGAAGCTCCGGCAGCAACAACTGCTCCTGCGGTAGAGAAAACAGTAACTGATGCCATGGGGCACAAGGTAACCGTTCCGGCTAATCCGCAACGCGTGCTGGCTTCATACCTGGAGGATTATCTGGTAACGCTTGGGGTAACTCCGGTAGCACAATGGTCGGTAACCAACGGAGTTCAGGATTATCTGGCAGATGAATTGAAGGATGTTCCAACGATCAGCTTTGATCTTCCCCTTGAGGCTGTAATGGGCTTCGCGCCGGATTTTCATATTGTACAATCGGAATCCAGCGTGCAAAATGGCCTCTATGACCAGTTGAACAAAATCGCACCTACCTATGTGCTGGGCGATGAGATGAGCAAAGACTGGCGCAAGTCTCTGCTCAAGATCGGTGAACTGCTGAACAAGAGCGCTGAAGCTGAGCAGGCGATAGCCGCTTATGATCAAAAAGCTGCCGATGCCAAAGCAAAAATCTCCACTGTAATTGGAGATGATTCTGTTGCGATCTTGTGGCTTATTAAAAAGAACTTCTATATTGTAGACGAAACACGCAGCAGCGGGGCGGTAGTATACGGTGACCTCGGTCTAAAGCTGCCTAATCTTGTTACAGAGATTCCTTCGGCTTCCAGAGCAACCTGGAATCCGATTTCTCTTGAGAAGCTGGCCGAGCTCACTGCAGACCATATCTTCCTGGTTAACAGCGACAAGACTGAAGGTTCAGAAATTTTGAACAGTCCGATTTGGAAGGGCATTCCTGCTGTTAAGGCGGGAAATGTTCATGAATTTGCCTCCAACCACAGCTGGCTGTACAGCGGAGCGATAGCCAATTCCAAAACCATTGACGATGTCTTGAACAGTCTTGTGAAATAA
- a CDS encoding APC family permease — protein sequence MVSKVKRLLIGRPMKSNELDHEKLSKVKALAVLSSDALSSVAYGTEQILIVLVAAGFTAIWYSLPIALAVLGLLAILILSYRQTIFAYPQGGGAYIVAKSNLGVPTGLLAGGSLLVDYILTVAVSASAGTDAITSAFPSLHNHSVLIAVTVILLLTIINLRGVTESASFIAIPVYLFVASIFVLIIAGVFKYATGGAHANVPEIGAAVSNVSLFLLLKAFSSGCSALTGVEAVSNAIPNFKAPAEKNAAKTLMMMGLILGIMFTGITLLAYWYGITPDEKATVVSQIAESTFGRGGLYFFIQGITAVILFLAANTAYSAFPLLAFMFAKDKYLPHAFMVRGDRLGFSNGIIFLGVLSALLVTAFHGNTESLIPLYAVGVFIPFTLSQLGMMVHWYKTKPKAWQNKFAVNTVGMLTTLTITLIFIITKFSSVWMAFIFLPVVMFVFHRIHHHYLNTADQLRICPATDKPCIKGSTVVVPVAGVTRAVLHSISYAKSLTDNVVAVYVGFDEEEINKMEQKWEEWNPGVRLIVLRSRYRSILRPLVKFIDTVEWKTASTDHITVLIPQFITKHWWQAVLHNQTSLFIRSYLMNQKDIVVATVPYHLHK from the coding sequence ATGGTAAGCAAGGTAAAACGACTATTGATCGGGCGTCCGATGAAGTCGAACGAACTCGATCATGAAAAGTTATCCAAGGTGAAAGCACTGGCTGTCCTGTCTTCTGATGCGCTCTCGTCTGTAGCCTACGGAACGGAACAAATCCTGATTGTGCTGGTGGCCGCAGGCTTCACAGCTATCTGGTACTCATTGCCAATCGCATTAGCCGTATTGGGCCTGCTGGCTATACTGATTTTATCCTACCGTCAGACCATCTTTGCTTATCCGCAGGGCGGTGGCGCGTATATCGTAGCCAAAAGCAATCTGGGTGTTCCAACCGGACTCCTCGCCGGGGGATCTTTGCTGGTGGATTATATTTTGACCGTTGCGGTTAGTGCATCGGCGGGTACAGATGCGATCACATCCGCTTTTCCAAGTCTCCATAATCATAGCGTACTTATCGCTGTTACCGTGATTTTGCTCTTGACGATAATCAATCTGCGCGGGGTAACAGAATCTGCCTCATTCATTGCTATTCCCGTGTATCTGTTCGTGGCATCGATCTTCGTATTGATCATTGCGGGGGTATTCAAATATGCAACCGGCGGAGCACATGCCAATGTCCCTGAAATCGGGGCTGCGGTGTCGAATGTCAGTTTGTTTTTGCTGCTTAAGGCCTTCAGCTCCGGCTGTTCGGCTCTGACCGGGGTAGAGGCTGTATCGAATGCCATTCCGAACTTCAAGGCACCTGCGGAAAAAAATGCGGCCAAAACCCTGATGATGATGGGGCTTATCCTGGGGATTATGTTTACCGGAATCACGCTGCTGGCTTACTGGTATGGAATTACGCCGGATGAAAAAGCTACAGTCGTATCACAAATCGCCGAATCTACGTTTGGGCGCGGCGGTTTGTACTTTTTCATACAAGGAATCACAGCGGTTATTTTGTTCCTGGCTGCCAATACAGCTTACTCGGCGTTCCCGCTGCTGGCGTTTATGTTTGCCAAAGACAAGTATCTGCCCCATGCATTTATGGTCCGTGGGGACCGCTTGGGCTTCTCGAACGGCATTATCTTTTTGGGCGTATTATCCGCTCTGCTGGTCACGGCTTTTCACGGAAATACGGAAAGCCTGATTCCGTTATATGCGGTGGGCGTTTTCATTCCGTTTACGCTGTCCCAGCTAGGGATGATGGTGCATTGGTACAAAACCAAACCTAAAGCGTGGCAAAATAAATTTGCGGTGAACACGGTGGGGATGCTTACGACTCTGACCATTACCTTAATCTTCATTATCACCAAATTCTCCAGCGTCTGGATGGCCTTTATCTTCCTGCCGGTTGTAATGTTCGTGTTCCACAGGATTCATCACCATTACCTGAATACTGCGGATCAGCTGCGGATATGTCCGGCAACGGATAAACCCTGCATCAAGGGAAGTACAGTGGTCGTACCTGTCGCTGGTGTAACACGCGCGGTGCTGCATTCGATCAGCTATGCCAAGTCCTTAACGGATAATGTGGTGGCTGTGTATGTAGGCTTTGATGAAGAAGAGATCAACAAAATGGAGCAGAAATGGGAGGAATGGAATCCGGGCGTGCGCCTGATTGTCCTCCGTTCCCGTTACCGCAGCATTCTCCGTCCGCTGGTTAAATTCATAGATACAGTAGAGTGGAAGACTGCTTCAACCGATCATATTACTGTACTCATTCCGCAGTTTATCACTAAGCATTGGTGGCAGGCCGTCCTGCACAATCAGACCAGCTTGTTCATCCGTTCATATTTAATGAATCAAAAAGACATCGTCGTTGCAACCGTACCTTATCATTTGCATAAATAG